The following are from one region of the Pristiophorus japonicus isolate sPriJap1 chromosome 24, sPriJap1.hap1, whole genome shotgun sequence genome:
- the LOC139237955 gene encoding uncharacterized protein isoform X2 has translation MNELSSNGHPFLCDWDHLRRTMTELSLKGLPLLHDPVIGELLAEKQAVDLKKEEKLRKNREAMKKHREEETAEQREDRLRKNREAMRVRRQMESEEQRGDRLRKNREAMKRFREMETETQRDERLRRNRESIKSRRQQESQQQREERLRKNWESTKVRRQEETEDEREQRLRRNWDGIKRRREQETEEQRKKRLRKNWEGIKNRRQQKNEGEKEDMLCRIWEAMRQFTQQEMQEDRDKRCHLLLDRGFLEGAQEGKDERLQNREAPRCCFQQELEQRK, from the exons ATGAATGAACTGTCTTCGAATGGGCATCCTTTTCTTTGCG ACTGGGATCACCTCAGGAGAACTATGACCGAGCTGTCTTTAAAAGGTCTTCCACTTCTGCATG ATCCCGTGATTGGAGAGCTGTTGGCAGAGAAACAGGCTGTGGACTTGAAGAAGGAAGAGAAACTGCGGAAGAACAGGGAGGCCATGAAGAAGCACCGGGAAGAGGAGACGGCGGAGCAGAGGGAGGACCGACTGCGCAAGAACCGGGAGGCCATGCGAGTGCGCCGGCAAATGGAATCGGAAGAGCAGCGCGGCGACCGGCTGCGCAAGAACCGCGAGGCGATGAAGCGCTTCCGCGAGATGGAGACGGAAACCCAGCGGGACGAGCGGCTGCGCCGGAACCGGGAGTCGATCAAGAGCCGGCGGCAGCAGGAGTCGCAGCAGCAGCGGGAGGAGCGGCTGCGCAAGAACTGGGAGTCGACCAAGGTGCGGCGGCAGGAGGAGACGGAGGACGAGCGGGAGCAGCGGCTGCGCCGGAACTGGGACGGGATCAAGCGGCGGCGCGAGCAGGAGACCGAGGAGCAGCGGAAGAAGCGGCTGCGGAAGAACTGGGAGGGGATCAAGAACCGGCGGCAGCAGAAGAACGAGGGGGAGAAGGAAGACATGCTGTGTCGGATCTGGGAAGCGATGAGGCAGTTTACCCAGCAGGAGATGCAAGAGGACAGGGACAAGCGGTGCCATTTGCTTTTGGACAGGGGGTTCCTGGAAGGAGCGCAGGAGGGGAAAGACGAGAGGTTGCAGAACAGAGAGGCACCTCGGTGCTGTTTCCAACAAGAACTGGAGCAAAGAAAATGA
- the LOC139237955 gene encoding uncharacterized protein isoform X1 — protein sequence MNELSSNGHPFLCGADSCWGMVPQVPLQYFTQDWDHLRRTMTELSLKGLPLLHDPVIGELLAEKQAVDLKKEEKLRKNREAMKKHREEETAEQREDRLRKNREAMRVRRQMESEEQRGDRLRKNREAMKRFREMETETQRDERLRRNRESIKSRRQQESQQQREERLRKNWESTKVRRQEETEDEREQRLRRNWDGIKRRREQETEEQRKKRLRKNWEGIKNRRQQKNEGEKEDMLCRIWEAMRQFTQQEMQEDRDKRCHLLLDRGFLEGAQEGKDERLQNREAPRCCFQQELEQRK from the exons ATGAATGAACTGTCTTCGAATGGGCATCCTTTTCTTTGCG gtgctgactcatgctggggtatggttccacaagTCCCTCTTCAGTACTTCACCCAAG ACTGGGATCACCTCAGGAGAACTATGACCGAGCTGTCTTTAAAAGGTCTTCCACTTCTGCATG ATCCCGTGATTGGAGAGCTGTTGGCAGAGAAACAGGCTGTGGACTTGAAGAAGGAAGAGAAACTGCGGAAGAACAGGGAGGCCATGAAGAAGCACCGGGAAGAGGAGACGGCGGAGCAGAGGGAGGACCGACTGCGCAAGAACCGGGAGGCCATGCGAGTGCGCCGGCAAATGGAATCGGAAGAGCAGCGCGGCGACCGGCTGCGCAAGAACCGCGAGGCGATGAAGCGCTTCCGCGAGATGGAGACGGAAACCCAGCGGGACGAGCGGCTGCGCCGGAACCGGGAGTCGATCAAGAGCCGGCGGCAGCAGGAGTCGCAGCAGCAGCGGGAGGAGCGGCTGCGCAAGAACTGGGAGTCGACCAAGGTGCGGCGGCAGGAGGAGACGGAGGACGAGCGGGAGCAGCGGCTGCGCCGGAACTGGGACGGGATCAAGCGGCGGCGCGAGCAGGAGACCGAGGAGCAGCGGAAGAAGCGGCTGCGGAAGAACTGGGAGGGGATCAAGAACCGGCGGCAGCAGAAGAACGAGGGGGAGAAGGAAGACATGCTGTGTCGGATCTGGGAAGCGATGAGGCAGTTTACCCAGCAGGAGATGCAAGAGGACAGGGACAAGCGGTGCCATTTGCTTTTGGACAGGGGGTTCCTGGAAGGAGCGCAGGAGGGGAAAGACGAGAGGTTGCAGAACAGAGAGGCACCTCGGTGCTGTTTCCAACAAGAACTGGAGCAAAGAAAATGA